From one Pseudomonas sp. S35 genomic stretch:
- the gspE gene encoding type II secretion system ATPase GspE — translation MSTLPYAWAKAQRILLRSSEEGAVLTVCPSTPGWAISEARRQFGPARLEQVRDEELDGLLAAAYADTGSAAAVVGAAENEVDLDRLMQDIPEITDLLDTQDGAPVIRMINALLTQAARDEASDIHIEPYESHSVVRYRVDGTLRDVVSPRKALHAALVSRIKIMAQLDIAEKRLPQDGRIALRVAGRPIDIRVSTVPTGHGERVVMRLLDKQAGRLQLETLGMDALVLAKLDELIRQPHGIVLVTGPTGSGKTTSLYAALARLDASTSNILTVEDPVEYDLPGISQIQVNAKIDMTFALALRAILRQDPDIIMIGEIRDLETAQIAVQASLTGHLVLATLHTNDAVSAVNRLIDMGVEPFLLASSMLGVLAQRLVRRLCSHCKQEDPASPGTWRPLGCAACNHTGYSGRTGIHELFCIDDEIRALIHQGAGEQALRAAAREAGMFSLREDGERWVRAGATAPEEILRVTRDA, via the coding sequence ATGAGTACGTTGCCTTACGCCTGGGCCAAGGCGCAGCGTATCCTGCTGCGCAGCAGCGAGGAGGGCGCAGTGCTGACAGTGTGCCCGTCGACGCCCGGCTGGGCGATCAGCGAAGCGCGCCGCCAGTTTGGCCCGGCGCGGCTTGAGCAGGTACGCGACGAGGAACTTGACGGCTTGCTCGCCGCCGCTTATGCCGATACCGGCAGCGCGGCGGCTGTGGTGGGCGCGGCGGAAAACGAAGTCGACCTTGACCGCTTGATGCAGGACATCCCGGAAATCACCGACCTGCTCGATACTCAGGACGGCGCGCCGGTGATCCGCATGATCAACGCGCTGCTCACCCAGGCGGCGCGTGACGAGGCCAGCGATATTCATATCGAACCGTATGAAAGCCATTCTGTGGTGCGCTACCGGGTCGATGGCACCCTGCGTGACGTGGTCTCGCCGCGCAAGGCCCTGCACGCGGCGCTGGTGTCGCGGATCAAGATCATGGCGCAACTGGACATCGCGGAAAAACGCCTGCCCCAGGACGGCCGCATTGCGTTGCGCGTGGCGGGGCGGCCGATCGACATCCGCGTCTCCACGGTGCCCACCGGCCACGGCGAACGGGTGGTGATGCGCTTGCTCGACAAACAGGCCGGGCGCCTGCAACTCGAAACCCTGGGGATGGATGCGTTGGTGCTGGCCAAGCTGGACGAACTGATCCGCCAGCCCCACGGCATTGTGCTGGTCACCGGCCCAACCGGCAGCGGCAAGACCACCAGCCTCTATGCCGCCCTCGCACGGCTGGACGCCAGCACCAGCAATATCCTCACCGTTGAAGACCCGGTGGAATACGACCTGCCGGGCATCAGCCAGATCCAGGTCAACGCCAAGATCGACATGACCTTCGCCCTGGCCCTGCGGGCGATCCTGCGCCAAGACCCGGACATCATCATGATCGGCGAAATACGCGATCTTGAAACCGCGCAGATCGCGGTGCAGGCTTCGCTCACCGGGCACCTGGTACTGGCTACCCTGCACACCAATGACGCGGTATCGGCGGTCAACCGCTTGATCGACATGGGCGTGGAGCCATTCCTGTTGGCGTCTTCGATGCTCGGCGTACTGGCGCAACGGCTGGTACGGCGCCTGTGCAGCCACTGCAAGCAGGAAGACCCGGCCAGCCCTGGCACGTGGCGTCCGCTTGGCTGCGCAGCCTGTAACCACACCGGCTACAGCGGCCGCACCGGAATCCATGAATTGTTCTGTATCGACGATGAGATTCGCGCGTTGATCCACCAGGGTGCAGGTGAGCAGGCCCTGCGCGCAGCGGCTCGCGAAGCGGGCATGTTCAGCCTGCGCGAGGACGGTGAGCGTTGGGTGCGCGCAGGGGCCACGGCGCCGGAAGAAATCTTGCGTGTGACACGGGACGCCTGA
- the gspD gene encoding type II secretion system secretin GspD, producing MKWSGSNYARNAVPFLLLALGACSTQTTPNPPPLLVDSELGQPLASPPRSGDVLLERQRTQTQIARQARPQHTLVNPVRRGGASAASAGLSTPLGSQPVSLNFVDADIQAVVRGLSRATRRQFLVDPRVTGNLTLVSEGEVPAHQAYDMLLAALRMQGFSVVDVGGVAHVVPEADAKLLGGPIYSADRPAANGMLTRTFRLHYENAVNLIPVLRPIVSPNNPINAYPGNNTLVITDYADNLARVAQLIDSIDTPSAIDTDVVQVQNGIAVDIAGMVSQLLEQPGSDATQKISVVGDPRSNAIIIRTGSPERTELARNLVYKLDNAQSNPSNLHVVYLRNAQAAKLAQALRGLLTGESDSGTGDTGRSVLSAMGGNTSGGQSGQSSTSQPSSTGASTDYGQGSGNSSSQADAQTADKSVAFSAGGVTIQADATTNTLLISAPEPLYRNLREVIDMLDQRRAQVVIESLIVEVGEDDANEFGVQWQSGDLAGKGVIGGANLGGSGLKTGGLSSIDALPGGLSVGYLSGTVNIPGIGNVMDLKVLARALKSKGGSNVLSTPNLLTLDNEAASIFVGQTIPFVSGSYVTGGGGTSNNPFQTVTREEVGLKLNVRPQISEGGTVKLDIYQEVSSIDERASSSATSAGVVTNKRAIDTSILLDDGQIMVLGGLLQDGYSQSNEAVPWLSSIPGLGALFRNERRTTTKTNLMVFLRPYIIRDSAAGREITLNRYDFIRRAQGALQPERSWAMPDMQAPQVPAAAVGVPALPASGQPRATIRAVPLQ from the coding sequence ATGAAGTGGTCAGGTTCCAACTATGCACGCAATGCCGTGCCGTTCCTGTTATTGGCACTCGGCGCGTGCAGCACACAAACGACGCCCAACCCGCCACCGCTGTTGGTCGACAGTGAACTCGGCCAACCCCTGGCCAGTCCCCCGCGCAGCGGCGATGTATTGCTGGAGCGCCAACGCACCCAGACGCAGATCGCGCGGCAAGCGCGGCCACAGCACACCCTCGTCAACCCAGTACGCAGGGGCGGCGCAAGTGCTGCCAGTGCAGGGCTGAGCACACCGTTGGGCAGCCAACCGGTGAGCCTGAATTTCGTCGATGCCGACATTCAAGCCGTGGTGCGCGGGTTGTCCCGCGCCACTCGCCGACAGTTTCTGGTCGACCCACGCGTGACTGGCAACCTGACCCTGGTGTCCGAAGGCGAAGTACCGGCGCACCAGGCCTACGACATGTTACTGGCAGCGCTGCGCATGCAGGGGTTCAGCGTGGTCGACGTGGGTGGCGTGGCGCATGTGGTGCCGGAGGCCGATGCCAAGTTGCTCGGCGGGCCGATCTACAGTGCCGACCGGCCGGCTGCGAATGGCATGCTCACGCGCACGTTTCGCCTGCACTATGAAAACGCGGTGAACCTGATCCCGGTACTGCGCCCGATTGTCTCGCCGAACAACCCGATCAACGCTTACCCCGGCAACAACACCCTGGTCATTACCGACTACGCCGACAACCTGGCGCGTGTGGCGCAACTGATCGACAGTATCGACACGCCGAGTGCCATCGACACCGACGTGGTGCAGGTCCAGAACGGCATTGCGGTGGATATCGCGGGAATGGTCTCGCAGTTGCTGGAACAGCCGGGCAGCGACGCAACCCAGAAGATTTCGGTGGTAGGCGACCCGCGCTCCAACGCGATCATCATCCGTACCGGCAGCCCCGAGCGCACTGAACTTGCGCGCAACCTGGTGTACAAACTCGACAACGCCCAGAGCAATCCGAGCAACCTGCACGTGGTGTACCTGCGCAACGCCCAGGCGGCCAAGCTGGCTCAGGCGCTGCGCGGTTTGCTCACCGGTGAAAGCGACAGCGGCACGGGTGATACCGGGCGTTCGGTGTTGAGCGCGATGGGCGGCAACACCAGTGGCGGGCAGAGCGGTCAAAGCAGTACCAGCCAGCCGTCAAGCACCGGCGCCAGCACGGACTACGGGCAGGGCAGCGGCAATTCGAGCAGCCAGGCCGATGCGCAGACGGCGGACAAAAGTGTCGCTTTCAGCGCCGGGGGCGTAACGATCCAGGCGGACGCCACCACGAATACCTTGCTGATTTCTGCACCCGAGCCGCTGTACCGCAACCTGCGGGAAGTCATCGATATGCTCGATCAGCGCCGTGCACAGGTGGTGATCGAGAGCCTGATCGTTGAGGTCGGCGAGGACGATGCCAACGAGTTTGGCGTGCAATGGCAAAGCGGTGACCTGGCGGGCAAGGGCGTGATCGGCGGCGCCAATCTGGGCGGCAGCGGGTTGAAGACCGGCGGCCTGAGCAGTATCGACGCGCTCCCAGGCGGGCTGAGCGTGGGCTACCTCAGCGGCACGGTGAACATCCCCGGTATCGGCAATGTCATGGACCTCAAGGTGCTGGCCCGTGCGCTCAAGAGCAAGGGCGGCAGCAACGTGCTGTCAACGCCGAACCTGCTGACCCTGGACAACGAAGCCGCGAGCATTTTTGTCGGCCAGACCATTCCGTTTGTCAGCGGCAGCTACGTGACCGGTGGCGGTGGCACCAGCAACAACCCGTTCCAGACGGTGACGCGTGAAGAGGTGGGGCTCAAACTCAATGTTCGGCCGCAGATCTCCGAAGGCGGTACGGTCAAGCTCGACATCTACCAGGAAGTCAGCAGCATCGATGAGCGCGCCTCCAGCAGCGCGACGTCGGCGGGCGTAGTCACCAACAAGCGTGCGATCGACACCAGCATCCTGCTCGATGACGGGCAGATCATGGTGCTCGGCGGCCTGCTGCAGGACGGTTACAGCCAGAGCAACGAGGCGGTGCCGTGGCTCTCAAGTATTCCTGGGCTGGGTGCGCTGTTTCGCAACGAGCGCCGCACCACCACCAAGACCAACCTGATGGTGTTCCTGCGGCCCTATATCATCCGGGACAGCGCTGCTGGGCGGGAGATTACCCTCAACCGCTACGACTTCATACGCCGCGCCCAGGGCGCGCTGCAACCGGAGCGCAGTTGGGCGATGCCGGACATGCAGGCGCCACAAGTCCCGGCAGCGGCCGTGGGGGTGCCAGCGTTGCCGGCCAGCGGGCAACCCCGTGCGACGATTCGCGCAGTGCCGCTTCAATGA
- the gspM gene encoding type II secretion system protein GspM, whose amino-acid sequence MNKQSLILWRGQWQYFNARARVFWRGLSLREKRLVAGTALLLGGLLSWLVLIQPPLKKIDYWQAETPKLRAQTQALERLLREVPIPHAGQPLEPALRQSLDTHGLAARYQLKPLDNGWQLTFDAAPADAVIGWLVSNPRQFSLEVVEARLQRANDAKADDTAGTLSGTVRMDQALGAKEAS is encoded by the coding sequence ATGAATAAGCAGTCCCTGATTCTCTGGCGTGGCCAATGGCAGTATTTCAACGCGCGTGCACGGGTGTTCTGGCGCGGCCTGTCATTGCGTGAGAAACGCCTGGTCGCGGGCACCGCACTGCTGCTCGGCGGGCTGTTGAGCTGGCTGGTGCTGATCCAGCCGCCGCTGAAAAAAATCGACTACTGGCAGGCTGAAACCCCAAAGCTTCGCGCGCAAACCCAGGCACTTGAACGCTTGCTGCGCGAGGTGCCGATACCGCACGCCGGCCAGCCGCTTGAACCGGCCTTGCGCCAGAGCCTGGATACGCACGGGCTGGCCGCACGTTACCAACTGAAGCCACTGGATAACGGCTGGCAGCTGACGTTCGACGCCGCGCCGGCCGATGCAGTCATCGGCTGGTTGGTGAGCAACCCAAGGCAGTTTTCTCTGGAAGTGGTCGAGGCTCGTTTGCAGCGTGCAAACGACGCCAAGGCCGATGATACGGCAGGCACTCTGTCGGGAACCGTCCGCATGGATCAGGCGCTTGGCGCTAAGGAAGCTTCATGA
- the gspL gene encoding type II secretion system protein GspL, with the protein MSLRIALPPLDSLTPDTELAFAHLDRTGRVSHTGVSTLAILGQAAQPQAVECFLHPADSVLTHLQLPPLSAAKIQAAVRCAAQALILGRSEQMHVTHSPRDADGRVFLSWLPTVVLQRLGEMLSQHRLKLRGLYPAPYGLPVPAAGHINACVLEGYLLLRHGPDQGAVEPQVQANLDALAASGSRLAWFGDDAPAAVHELHPAQQRWSASLPAWGLHGGVGKASGPPAGWGGALACCALAIGVWLLGLNLYAARQASEGQQLKLQMSQRVKQAFPELPVILNPLQQARQQVSARQHPVSTDASQRFASLVLHAANAMPSMVGSVQGLIFENGELQLSLPADVPRNSADNAWQAALAQTGLAADATPTGWRLRLAETESREPGSSVVVDDE; encoded by the coding sequence ATGAGTCTGCGCATTGCCTTGCCGCCGCTGGACAGCCTCACGCCGGACACCGAACTTGCGTTCGCACACCTGGACCGTACCGGTCGCGTCAGCCACACCGGCGTCAGCACGCTGGCGATTCTGGGGCAGGCGGCTCAACCGCAGGCCGTGGAGTGCTTTCTTCATCCCGCGGACAGCGTCCTCACGCATTTGCAATTGCCGCCGCTGTCGGCTGCGAAAATCCAGGCGGCGGTGAGGTGTGCCGCGCAGGCGCTGATCCTCGGCCGCAGCGAACAGATGCATGTCACTCACAGCCCCCGCGATGCCGATGGACGGGTGTTTCTCAGTTGGTTGCCGACGGTAGTGCTGCAGCGTTTGGGTGAGATGTTGAGCCAGCACCGGTTAAAGTTGCGGGGTCTCTACCCCGCGCCTTATGGCCTGCCGGTGCCGGCTGCCGGGCACATCAATGCCTGTGTGCTGGAGGGGTATTTGCTGCTGCGCCACGGCCCAGATCAAGGCGCGGTCGAACCGCAGGTTCAGGCGAACCTGGACGCGCTGGCAGCCAGCGGCAGCCGCTTGGCCTGGTTCGGTGACGACGCCCCCGCCGCAGTGCATGAGCTACACCCTGCGCAGCAGCGCTGGTCTGCTTCTTTGCCTGCGTGGGGATTGCACGGCGGTGTCGGCAAGGCGTCGGGGCCGCCTGCCGGTTGGGGCGGGGCGCTGGCCTGTTGTGCATTGGCGATTGGCGTGTGGCTGCTGGGCCTGAACCTTTACGCTGCGCGCCAGGCCAGTGAAGGCCAGCAACTCAAGCTGCAGATGAGCCAGCGAGTCAAGCAGGCCTTTCCCGAGTTGCCGGTGATCCTCAATCCACTGCAGCAAGCGCGTCAGCAAGTAAGCGCCCGGCAGCACCCGGTCAGCACCGATGCGTCCCAGCGTTTTGCCAGCCTGGTACTGCACGCTGCCAATGCGATGCCGTCTATGGTGGGCAGCGTGCAGGGCCTGATATTTGAGAACGGTGAGTTGCAATTGAGCTTGCCCGCCGATGTACCTCGAAACAGCGCCGATAATGCCTGGCAAGCCGCGCTGGCCCAGACCGGCCTCGCCGCAGACGCCACCCCGACCGGCTGGCGCCTGCGTCTGGCCGAGACCGAATCCCGCGAACCTGGTTCCAGTGTTGTAGTCGATGATGAATAA